cggtgagccgtgagtacaccaaagggttatatcatcagcatagagaattgactgtaggtgcggaatctccgacaaggattttgcgagaggggctagcccgagattaaagagggttggagagagcacagcaccttgaggtgttccgcgggtgagcgcgatgggcggggacaacgtggtcccgagtcggaactgagcttgtcgagagcggagaaaagaagaaacgtaacagtagagtcgggatccacagccggtgtcttcgaggggggagaggatagcgtcatgaagtaaggtatcgaaggccttgcgcacgtccacagtgacaagtgcgtgaacttgacacctcgaaggttgaaagaaagtttcctggagaaggagaaagaggtcttgagtagacatgtgggggcggaaaccaatctgattgtgcggaaggaagtgagtatcgtcgagaagatccgtaagacgtgcgagtaccatgcgttccatggttttcccgacacaggaagtaagtgaaatgggtcgcaggttggagagtgtggcgggcttgccgggctttggtattagagtaatgatggaagaggtccattcatcgggaagagtgccgttggcccagtgttcatttattttgtttaaaagaaattctttatccgaatcaggcatgttcttcaacagagagtaagtgatgtggtccgcacccggagtggtaccagttttgttttgagccaaagctcgttctaggtccggcagagtgaaggggctgtccaaaccgctattggaaggccctgtgtactcagggtacagggaaggaagtggaggagggatgtatatatccgtgacctgttgaaggagggaagtagcaccatgctcggagagatgcttttggattgtggggagaggagcaggttgagggccaaggagggaccggaggatcaaccaggctgatttagtgtggagggaagagttgatagaatcgcatatgcgattccaaTTTGTTGTCTCAAGGATGGAGCAGTGAGTTAGTATGTCAGTGTTGAGTATGTCTAATGTATGTCTAAGCTGGATGTTGTTAGGTTGGGTGCGGATGCGACTAAGGAGGCGTTTACGGCGTCTCCAGAGACGCAtgaggtgtgggtcagcgtggtcCGACGGGGGGTTAGCTTCTGTAGTGTGGTGGTCTGCGACCGCGTTCGCCGTAGCGAGTCCACCCACACATCATAGTTGGGAGTTGACTCCTGGACTCGCAGGCGACGAAAGAGGTGCCAATTGGTCTGGGTGATGCGTTTTTTGGGTTTGTGAGTGAGTGTCAGTTTAATTTCAATTATGTGATGGTCGGATAGGAGGGTGTCCGGAAGGACTTGCCAAGTCTCTGGAGGATTGTGGCCATGGTGAAAGGTGAGGTCAGGCGTTGTATGACGTTGTTTTGCGTTTCCGTCTCGTGTGGGTGTGTCTGGTGTATTGATGAGTGTATATGAGTGCTGCATAGTGTGTGCGTGAAGAAGGCGGCCAGGGCGCAGAGTGTTTGGGTAACCCCAGATGGTAtttggggcattgaagtctccgccaagaataatgtcacggtgttttggaaaggatcgaagaaaatgaaagagaggagagagaattgTGGTAGAATTTGGGGGATTATAGACGTTCACAAGTGTGAGAGGTGGGTTCGGGGGGTCTGGGTAATACGAAATGGCTGTTACATATGGAAGTAACGTGGATGGAACATCTTCCACTTCATAAGCGATATCCCGGCGAATATAAATGGAAGACAGCGGCGCGGCGGGGTCGGCGTGCAGAGCTCGGTAGCCTGGGATGTTTTTGGTATGCCTTGTTTCTTGTAGTAGGATAAAGTGAGGTAGTGTGGTTTGCGTAAGGAGCCATTGCTGTAAGGGGGTGCGGTTTGTGGAGAggctacggcagttccactgaattattgtgatCGCCATGATGCTTGTTATTGGAAGGGTTAGGTGGAGCGAGAAGGGTGGCGGGCTTAATTTTGGGGGCTAGGCCTACTGACGCAGCGGGTATGGGGTGGGTGCGCTTGAAGGGGTGGTTCTTGTCTTCCATAGGGCCTGGGGCGTCATTAAATGCTTTGTTTATGGTGGAGTTCAGATTGTCAAGGGACTGTGTGAGGTTTGAAATGAGCGTCTCGAGGTTGGAAGTACGTTGGTCTTGTGCCTCGATACGTTTTTGTTGCATCTCAACGAGGGATGTCAGTGCGGTTACGCGAGAGGTAAGCTCCGTCAGCCCCAGCTCCAGCTGTTCAACGCGGCAGGGAGAGGGGGAGGTTGTGGGTGCGGGTGCGGGTGCGGGAGTCGTCGGCGACCTTACCTGGTGTACAGGTTTCTGCAGGGGTGAATCTTGCTTCACCGGAGCAGGCGTGTGGTATTCCGCAGGCTTCGGTTGTGCACTCGGTGCTGGTTGAATCACAGGGGTTGGTGACACCTGGGTCAGACGCGGGTGCTGGCCCCCCCACTGGGCATGTGTAGGCAGTAGGCTTGACGAGGCGCGCACCTTGGGTATAGATGAGGGACTGGAGGGTTTTACTGGGGGTTGTGACGTGTTCAGACTCTTCCACTGCTGTCTGTGTAGGAGGCGCTGCTTCTTGGCCGCGTTGGCGCAGGCTTCATCCCGTTGCATCCGAACTGGGCATATTTCTGCAAAGGGAGTGTGATGGCCTTGACAATGAAGACACCATGGTGAGCAGGAATGTGGTTCATCAGGCTGGCTGATGGGTGTGGAACAAGTGGGGCACAGGCGCTGGTTTCCGGGGCAGGCACACGTGCGATGTTCATATTGCAGGCAGATAGTGCAATGATGGGCCCGGGGCTTATGGGGACGGCAGCGGAATTCGAGTCGTTGGTAGTACACGGAAAATGGAACGTGCATGCCGGCGAAAGTGATCAGGGCGGAGTTCGTATTTCCCATGCGGCGGGCCAGTAGGATGTCGGCTTGATAGCTGTCTAAATCACGCAGaagttcttcttgggtagcgtcaGGGGCAATTCCGTGGATAACagggacggtcgcttttcacgtggggagtaatgacgcgaagtaagctgcccactacatgtcacaagatcgccagagagaagacgacgaagggcgcaggtgcgCGCGTGTTCTCTTTGAGTGTCGGCCAttattaaagaaggctgttctctttcggcaaattcgaattaattatcttcgtgccaatatatatatatagggatcAAGGTTAGGTCCACcataacaatgcgtgagtcgcCGAGCGACAgaacaaggaaccgttcaggccgatggcaggagcagaagcagctatattttattcttctatttttctaacctcgcagcacgcagcacgaggaacgaggcacatgcgcatgcacatgcacctgagcgcgccataaataaaaggcggccgatgatgatgacgatggccgctagaaGGCTCCCACACTTTTAGGAGAAGCGGGTGTGACTGTTTTctcaacaaatccgtgcaggggcggggccttgCCTCGATGACGTTTcactattttctttctttaggggcgaagcaccttagggccgacccttgtccctcgtagtccgtagctctggtttgcatggagaccgctacgTATGTATGtag
The DNA window shown above is from Dermacentor silvarum isolate Dsil-2018 chromosome 1, BIME_Dsil_1.4, whole genome shotgun sequence and carries:
- the LOC119449193 gene encoding uncharacterized protein LOC119449193, translated to MQRDEACANAAKKQRLLHRQQWKSLNTSQPPVKPSSPSSIPKVRASSSLLPTHAQWGGQHPRLTQVSPTPVIQPAPSAQPKPAEYHTPAPVKQDSPLQKPVHQVRSPTTPAPAPAPTTSPSPCRVEQLELGLTELTSRVTALTSLVEMQQKRIEAQDQRTSNLETLISNLTQSLDNLNSTINKAFNDAPGPMEDKNHPFKRTHPIPAASVGLAPKIKPATLLAPPNPSNNKHHGDHNNSVELP